In the Panthera uncia isolate 11264 chromosome B1, Puncia_PCG_1.0, whole genome shotgun sequence genome, aagagaggaaaaaatggcTCTGAACGGTTTTCCTTATGGACTGCCCTGTCCGCACCCCAATCAGGGGACCACAATACTAGAGAGctacagaagcagaaaaaagacaGAGGCTACCAAAGGAGATGTTTTCTTAGTAGAATCACCTCTCCGCAGGCCTGTGATTTTTACCAAACTCCTCAGGTCAGATactctaaatatatacaatttatattcttggagaacctgggtggctcagtcggctgggcgtcccactcttgatttcagctcaggtcatgatgtccctTTTCGCGGGAttctaaggattctctctctcctctctgtccctctcctgtgtGCTCACgagcacacacactctctctctctcaaaataaataaacatttaaaataaattaataaataaataaaatcaggtttTAATGATCTATTAACTAATGAGGTTTTAAAGACCTATTAAAActtagatatgtgtatatatatacttacattattttttgttGAATATTCTGctgataaataaagaaacaattgcTTAACATTCCAATCAAATATGTTCTCTAGatgtaaataaattaaggaaTATATAAATCATGAGGCAGCATACCACTTTTAAACCACTCTTGTTCATAATTATCCACAATACTaatactaaaatagaaaaaaaggagaggtggGCCAGAAACATAGTGAGACACTAATTTAGTAAAAAtacatgatatgtatatatatatatcgtaaAATCTAgctcatttcaaagaaaaatatatcagcaAGATTATTAGCATTATCACCCCACACCTCTAGGCATTACTAGCTGAGATTCTTTGGTTAATAATAACAGAGCAATACAAAATTTAGCTTTCTGTGACATCGACTAAGCCTAAAAGAAAGAGGATTTAATCCTTCAAGCACTTTCGATTCCATGGATGTTCTAAAGGATAACCAGCCCTCGCCATTTATATTTACTGataagcaaacatgaactacctCATGTTAATTACACGAAGTATAATAAATTGTCCACGTTGCTTTTGGACACATGCGAGCAGAGATCAAAATGTCTCAATCCATGAAGTGCTTTGGTAAGAATATGCAGTTGAATACCAATTTGATTTCATCAGCCTatcagagtaaagaaaaaaaaattcatgaggATTCAACACAAGAGCTGTGTCACTGGGAAATGAACGGAgttaatgtttgcatttttattaagtATTATATGTAAATGGTGAAGTCTTTTCATTATGTGCATTTTCATACCAACAGCAACACATCTATTTCATTCCACGTTTAGACATGTGTATCCGCTAAGAATCACACTACTGCAGGAGAATGGAGAAGTCTAGGATAGCGCTTTAGAAGAAAGGGCACAATTTcaagtgtagcagcagcattaaGAAAATCTGACTTAACTACAAATGAGACTGAATATGTACAGTTCTTGAGAGATCAGGAAATTTCACTGTAATTCTCCAGGTACACAAGCTACTACTTTCACAAGAGATCCAAGCTCCTTACTAGTTTTAAAATGACGTGAAGACTCAAAAGCAGACATACCAAGTTTACCATGGGACTGTTGTCACGGTGCACTCTATTTCCTGGAAAAGTGTCTACAGAGCTAATTCTTAGTCTCTTTCTAAactcaacattttatttctaaaaagtcCAGTTAAAGTAATTCCATGGCAGTAAAGAGCCGTATCAGGTAAACTCTCCGGGAATGTTATCTGCTTCGACAGACAGGTGCTTTACCCAAGTTCAGACAGTGCCATCACCAGAGCCAATTTTAATACCGAGGTCTTAAAGAGCCAGGTGACTGCACTGGAAGGGGCAGGGAACAACGCTACCGAGACCCTAGAAGACTGGATTGGCCAAAATGAACAGTTTCCAAAGGTAGAAActcaagataaagagaaaatattaaatcatcctcattttaaattaactcctttaaatattaagatttttCTGACTCCTATGATAAAAGTACTTATAAAAAAACGATAATGGCAAAATGCTCATACAGTTTACCAATGACCATTCTGATAATGATCTTCTAAACCTTAAGAGATGCCAATTCACTTTTTTAACCTAGGTTTCTCTCTGCTACTGTAAAATATGGATATTGTACTTGGGACTGTACATAAAATATTCCATCTACGTATATCTGCTATCGTAAAATATGGATCCATACTTGGGATTGTACGTGAAAGATTCCATCTACATAAGCTGAGCACTGGTAACATCTTTCTTTCTGTAATCCAAACAACCtggttttttctttctgaaatacagATTCAAACTCTCTTACAGCTTTCAATCTAGTTAATGTTTCTATGAACAATTTAAAGTAGGTTCATAAAATGATAACTGAagaatccaaaaataatttttttcaaagtgtgaATGAAAAGGTATGAAAACTCTTACTAATAGAAACATAGAAACTCAAGGGTGCAGATGTttatcttgagaaacttaacagaagaagaccatgggggaagggaaggggggaaaaaagagttacagagagggagggaggcaaaccattagatagactcttaaatacagagaacaaactgaaggttggtggggggtgacggagaggggaaaatgggtgatgggcattgaggagggcacttgttgggatgagcactgggtgttgtatgggagccagtttgacaataaattatatttttaaaaaaagaaactaaagtatGGCTGATTCAGGAGATAGTCAAAAATCACTAAGCAACATGTGTATCATTATACGACTAtaaagaaagcaataaaacattttcttaaaggatATCAGCCGTTATATCAAATGTAATGAATCCCAGATCACTTCTTTCTCTAGGTCCAGTGAAGTCTTctacattttttctaaaaataaagacaaaagtatTACCATCCTTCAAATATAACAGCACACACAATTCGCATAATTCCATAAAGCTGGACGCACAGGTGCAACAGCAATCCCAGAGAGAAACaagtaaaaatcagaaaaacctGTAAGTGTGAAAACAGGATAAAAATGTTAATCTAATACAAAATGCGGTCTTTCGCCATATTCATATACCTTAACAAAGAATCCCTAGCGGGGTGTAAAAACTGCTCAAAATGTAAACACTTGCTGTAAAGCACTCCGATAGCATGGGTAGAAGGTTCCAGATGACTACAGGTGGTGTGGAAGAAGCTAAGATAAAATGATAACCACTgttgtttattgagtgcttattacgTGTCTGGGCCAGgtgaagaatatattttctttacgATCTCAATCCTCGCGCAACAAGCCTACAAGTTGGGTATTATTTCCATTCTagacaaaaggaaattaaggtcCAGGACGGTACGAAACTTGCTCAAGATTAACACCAGCTAACAGTTCCTGTGTCTATTTGAATCTAAAACACAGTATCTAATAAACtgcaatagagaaaaaaaagggggtggtggcggggggtggaGTCGGCGATTAGAGGACTGGCTTGCCTGCGACTCTGacaaagaaatcaaggaaacTGACGTTGAAGAACGAGAGTGAACTTGATGCAAGATGGAACAGAGAAGAGGTGAGAACCAGGGGGGGGGAAAGCAACGTATCCAAGAAAAAAGTGCCAGAGAACCAacattatgaaggaaaaaaacccaaaagcattCACGAAACGACAACGTCGTTCTGGAATCCCATTTTTGGCATTTTCGCCGATTTATTCACGCGGCGGACTTAGACCATCTCCACCGCGCCGCATCGGAGAGCTGGGACGGCGACCGCGCTCGGCGCATCCCGACCCCTCCTGCCAACTTCAAAGCGGCAGCAGGCGTGCGCCGCCGGCTGAGGCAGGAAGGACAAAAGCGGCGGGGGGCCGGCCCCGCGCGCTCACCAGCGGCGGGGCGGACCGCACCGGAGCCCGGGCGAGCGGGCGGCGCACCGGGCGGGCTGCGCGCGGCCGGCGGCGCCGCCGCTCTGCTGGTGTGTTGCTCCCTCATTGGCCAGGCGCGGGCGGGGGGAAGTGAGGAACAGGAAGGAAGCGGAGGCACTGGCCTGAGTAACACNNNNNNNNNNNNNNNNNNNNNNNNNNNNNNNNNNNNNNNNNNNNNNNNNNNNNNNNNNNNNNNNNNNNNNNNNNNNNNNNNNNNNNNNNNNNNNNNNNNNNNNNNNNNNNNNNNNNNNNNNNNNNNNNNNNNNNNNNNNNNNNNNNNNNNNNNNNNNNNNNNNNNNNNNNNNNNNNNNNNNNNNNNNNNNNNNNNNNNNNNNNNNNNNNNNNNNNNNNNNNNNNNNNNNNNNNNNNNNNNNNNNNNNNNNNNNNNNNNNNNNNNNNNNNNNNNNNNNNNNNNNNNNNNNNNNNNNNNNNNNNNNNNNNNNNNNNNNNNNNNNNNNNNNNNNNNNNNNNNNNNNNNNNNNNNNNNNNNNNNNNNNNNNNNNNNNNNNNNNNNNNNNNNNNNNNNNNNNNNNTCGCCTTCTCCCTGAGCGTGCTGGCGACGCCCACCTCGGCCCGGTGcaggcgccccgccccgccggccgGGCCTCGGCCGCACTCACAGCATGATCCGCGAGACGTGCAGCCGCACCGGGACGCTCCGGTCTTTGAAGGCGGTGGTGATGAAGCAGCCGAAGGTGAGCGCCGCCATCACGCTCAGGGAGAAGGCGAACAGCGAGTTCGCCCGCGACAGCACCGTGTTCATCGCGACCGTCTGCCCCGAGCCCCGTTCCACACGCACACGGGGGACCCCGTTCCGGCCGCGGACCGGCTCCCTGCGATCCGCGCCGCCTGCGCCCGCGCGCGTTCCGGGAGCGCGCGCCGCCGCGGCCCCGCCTCCTTTCCGGTCCTCcgacgcgcgcgcgcgcgcgcccgccTCCCGGGACACACCCACCCTCGCGGCCTATCGCCTCCACCAATCAGCGGCGAGCAAGGGTTTCGCTACGGAAGACCCGCCCCCTGTCCTGGCTTCCTCTCCTTTGGCCGCTAGGCTCGCCCAGCCTTCTTTCCCGGTCCTTCGGTGTGGTGGTCCGAGTGCTGGTATTTCATTAATTTGCGCTTGAAACCAGCAGCAGAACAAGTTCGTTTGGAGTGTGTTCTGAGGCTGCGCGTTGGAAGCAGCACTTTACAAAACTCTTACCCTTTGTCAAATCGGGTCAAAGTTACAACAGTTTTTGGGAGGGTATGGGACAGAAAGAGTGGCCGCCCGGTTCCCCAAAGCAGTGTGCCTTTACTTTACTTTCCACGTCAAACCTCAGTCCAGTTCCCAGTAATGCTTTGCCTTACAACTGCAGCTAAAGCTATTTCTGACGGCTAAGAGCTGCTGCtaccaattttaaatatttgtattttaacgTGACATTTCCCATAACTAAAAGAATAACCTCACGGGGTTCTTAAGATCAAAGGAGATAATTACTGTGGGATTGCCATACAGcacaatgtataaatattttattttgctttttaatttatttttgagagaggagagagagagagacagagcacgagcgggggaggggcagaggagatagatacagaatctgaaggagtctccaggctcctagctgtcagcacagagccagatgtggggcccgaacccacgaactgcgggatcatgacctgagccaaagtctgacgctcaaccaactgagccacccaggcgccccttaatgtataaatattttaaattagcaaGCCATCGATATGTCACGGCCCTGAGTCTTGGCTCTGCACTCCGGATCTTCATTCCCAGGCCCTCCTGTCTCACACTTGCTTTTTGAATCTGGCCATTCAGTCCACTGTGTTTGGTCTGCCTGTGTGCACTGGACTATATCCCTGCATGACACGTTAGCTCATTTGTTGACAGCAGCCTGCTCCTCTTGACATATCAGACTAGTTTCTTGAGTATCCTTGAGGGGCTATCAGAAAttataccaggggcacctggggagctcagacctttcagcgtctgactcttgatttcagctcagatcatgatctcatggttggtgagttcgagtccctcgtGGGGTTCAGTACTGACAGTCccagcctgtttgagattctctctcccttcctctctctcagcccctcccatgcacactcacatgcactctctctctctccccctcaaaataaataaataaacttaaaaaaaaaaaaaaagaaattataccaCAGAACACTGGTTTCTGAGGATCCATACCCCACCCtcccaaggaaaatgaagatcCAAAAGCCCTTCCATGTTCCCTAGGCAATCAAAGACATCCAAATTTGCTGGGTGTCATTGAATAGTCTATGCAATTAATATCCAACTTCTCTGCTCATGTCCCAGAGACACTACACtttcaggaaagagagaggcTGCTAGTGAAGCCTGTGGCATTTTCTTAGTTGAAGAACCTCATCAACTTTTCGCTCTTTCTGGCCCCCTCTGACTTCACTCAGAAATGCACTGTTGAAACTATGTCTCTTACATGCCAGTACGTACATCTGGTCACTGGAAAACCCACACACATCCCAGGGGAGCTAGTCCCAGCTGAGCAGTCCACCTCAAGGTCGGCTTTGGGGAATTACGCTGTTATAATATATTCAGACCCTTGAAACTCTAGAGTACGAGCTGAAAATTCAGACCATGCAAGGTGAGGTTCTTTAACTCATTTGAGTCACCTTTATCACAGACAGGTTTCCAGATAACCATTGGCAAACAAAGCCAGCCACATCTGGAATGGAAATAAAAGGGGGGAATGGTTATGGGAAGGGTCAATACAACAGGTCTGAGCCATCTCTCGTTAGAAGTACCGCCTGCGGGCTTGGCCCTGGGCTGGCATCGAGAAAATTGGCTGGCAAATAATTCTCCGCACTGATGTAAAACTTCCCCTAAATTA is a window encoding:
- the SPCS3 gene encoding signal peptidase complex subunit 3, which produces MNTVLSRANSLFAFSLSVMAALTFGCFITTAFKDRSVPVRLHVSRIMLKNVEDFTGPRERSDLGFITFDITADLENIFDWNVKQLFLYLSAEYSTKNNALNQVVLWDKIVLRGDNPKLLLKDMKTKYFFFDDGNGLKGNRNVTLTLSWNVVPNAGILPLVTGSGHVSVPFPDTYEITKSY